The following are encoded in a window of Thermus thermamylovorans genomic DNA:
- the rpsL gene encoding 30S ribosomal protein S12 codes for MVALPTINQLVRRGREKVQKKSKVPALKGSPFRRGVCTVVRTVTPKKPNSALRKVAKVRLTSGYEVTAYIPGEGHNLQEHSVVLIRGGRVKDLPGVRYHIVRGVYDTQGVKDRKKSRSKYGTKRPKETKGAAPAKKK; via the coding sequence GTGGTGGCACTGCCGACGATCAACCAGCTTGTCCGAAGGGGCCGCGAGAAGGTCCAGAAGAAGAGCAAGGTCCCCGCCTTGAAGGGCTCGCCCTTCCGCCGGGGGGTGTGCACCGTGGTGCGCACCGTCACCCCCAAGAAGCCCAACTCCGCCCTGCGCAAGGTGGCCAAGGTGCGCCTCACCTCCGGCTACGAGGTCACCGCCTACATCCCCGGTGAGGGGCACAACCTGCAGGAACACTCCGTGGTCCTCATCCGGGGGGGCCGGGTGAAGGATCTGCCGGGCGTGCGCTACCACATCGTCCGCGGGGTCTACGACACCCAGGGGGTGAAGGACCGCAAGAAGAGCCGCTCCAAGTACGGGACCAAGCGGCCCAAGGAGACCAAAGGCGCGGCCCCGGCCAAGAAGAAGTAG
- a CDS encoding alcohol dehydrogenase family protein, giving the protein MRAVVYQGPFQVAVAEVPEPRLEAEGDAIVAVELAAICGSDLHIYHGKIAGVLPGAVLGHEFVGRIVEKGPLVPLALGERVVGSFQVACGECPACRRGQYFACLKGGVYGFGLALGNLPGAQAERVRVPFARHSLFPIGDLPAEEALLAGDILTTAYGGVRPFLSPGMGVAVVGSGPVGLMAQAVAHALGAGRVFAIDPEESRLEKARALGSLPINPKAEDPAARVRRETEGLGAELVVEAVGGEGEALALALRLAGPGGVVSSLGVPTAERLDYPWLSAFSRGITFRSSLANVPRWIGEVLALQRAGRLRGSFVFSHRLPLEEAPEGYRLFHERQATKVALVP; this is encoded by the coding sequence ATGAGGGCCGTGGTGTACCAGGGGCCCTTCCAGGTGGCGGTGGCGGAGGTGCCCGAGCCCAGGCTGGAGGCGGAAGGGGACGCCATCGTGGCGGTGGAACTCGCCGCCATCTGCGGCTCCGACCTGCACATCTACCACGGCAAGATCGCCGGGGTCCTGCCGGGGGCGGTCCTGGGCCACGAGTTCGTGGGGCGCATCGTGGAGAAGGGCCCCCTGGTGCCCTTGGCCCTGGGGGAGAGGGTGGTGGGGAGCTTCCAGGTGGCCTGCGGGGAGTGCCCCGCCTGCCGCAGGGGGCAGTACTTCGCCTGCCTGAAAGGAGGCGTCTACGGCTTCGGCCTGGCCCTGGGGAACCTGCCGGGGGCCCAGGCGGAGCGGGTGCGGGTGCCCTTCGCCCGCCATAGCCTTTTCCCCATCGGGGACCTGCCCGCGGAGGAGGCCCTCCTGGCCGGGGACATCCTCACCACCGCCTACGGGGGGGTGCGGCCCTTCCTCTCCCCAGGGATGGGCGTGGCCGTGGTGGGCTCGGGGCCGGTGGGCCTCATGGCCCAGGCCGTGGCCCACGCCCTGGGGGCGGGAAGGGTCTTCGCCATCGACCCCGAGGAGAGCCGCCTGGAGAAGGCCCGGGCCCTGGGGAGCCTCCCCATCAACCCCAAGGCGGAGGACCCCGCGGCCCGGGTGCGCCGGGAGACGGAGGGCCTGGGGGCGGAGCTGGTGGTGGAGGCGGTGGGGGGGGAGGGGGAGGCCCTGGCCCTGGCCCTGCGCCTGGCGGGGCCCGGGGGGGTGGTCTCCAGCCTGGGGGTGCCCACCGCGGAAAGGCTGGACTACCCCTGGCTTTCCGCCTTCAGCCGGGGCATCACCTTCCGGAGCAGTCTGGCCAACGTCCCCCGCTGGATCGGGGAGGTGCTGGCCTTGCAGAGGGCGGGAAGGCTCAGGGGGAGCTTCGTCTTCAGCCACCGCCTGCCCCTCGAGGAGGCCCCCGAGGGCTACCGCCTCTTCCATGAGCGCCAGGCCACCAAGGTGGCCCTGGTGCCATAA
- the rpsG gene encoding 30S ribosomal protein S7 — protein MARRRRAEVRQLEPDLVYGDVVVSAFINKIMREGKKNLAARLFYEACRIIQEKTGQEPLKVFKQAVENVKPRMEVRSRRVGGANYQVPMEVSPRRQQSLALRWLVQAANGRSERGAALRIAHELMDAAEGKGGAVKKKEDVERMAEANRAYAHYRW, from the coding sequence ATGGCGCGGAGAAGGAGAGCAGAGGTACGCCAGCTAGAGCCCGATCTGGTCTACGGGGACGTGGTGGTTTCGGCCTTCATCAACAAGATCATGCGGGAGGGCAAGAAGAACCTGGCCGCCCGCCTCTTCTACGAGGCCTGCCGCATCATCCAGGAGAAGACCGGGCAGGAGCCGTTGAAGGTCTTCAAGCAGGCGGTGGAGAACGTGAAGCCCAGAATGGAGGTCCGTTCCCGCCGCGTGGGCGGGGCCAACTACCAGGTGCCCATGGAGGTCTCCCCCAGGAGGCAGCAGTCCTTGGCCCTGCGCTGGCTGGTGCAAGCGGCGAACGGGCGCTCCGAGCGGGGGGCGGCCCTGCGCATCGCCCACGAGCTCATGGACGCCGCCGAGGGCAAGGGGGGGGCGGTGAAGAAGAAGGAGGACGTGGAGCGGATGGCCGAGGCCAACCGCGCCTACGCCCACTACCGGTGGTGA
- the hrpB gene encoding ATP-dependent helicase HrpB, which translates to MAGWLDQGVALLRKEGRLLLVAPPGAGKSTLFPLKVLQALPGQVFLFAPRRVAARAVAARLAENLGEPLGKTVGYRVRLEGRESGATRLLVMTEGLLTRRLLEDPTLEGVSAVLLDEAHERHLETDLSLALLLRVQETLRHDLKIALLTATPDEDLRRAFSGAVLEVAGEAHPVAVFHLPKPPEGPLEPLAARYAKKAFLEGEGDVLVFLPGKAEIERTKRLLEDLPAFPLHGGLPLAEQAALLRPGPRRIVLATDVAETSLTLPGVRAVVDTGLAKKPRFDPRTGLTRLARVRIPEASARQRAGRAGRTGPGRVYRLYPEGPFPPQRPEVLEADLSRALLLALGFGERLEALPLPTPPPQGALEAAWDLLGLLGAVAGEGLTPLGRRMLLLPTHPRLARMVLEAEALGLLPLAADLLALLEERDPLEGEPDLLEKLSGLLEARRAGRGAFLGVERVAALWRGRLGVKPLERLPAPEAVGRLLLAAYPDRAAERVAPGRYRLATGPLLRLPGEGPAYLVAVGAEAGPKEGRLLLFAPLAREDLLKRAEVAAWTGWEEGRLRGYLERRHGSLVLERVAVDPGPPTEAHLREALKEGLPLPEEARQVLLRLAFLKAHGVAVPELSEEALLEDLSWLLPWTEGVRQKEELRGLPWKEILLGLLGEARKTLEALAPEALALPSGKRRRLEYRPDAPPLLALRVQEAFGLWETPRVLGGKVPVAVALLSPAGRPVQVTQDLEGFWERHYPKVRQELMRRYPKHPWPERP; encoded by the coding sequence ATGGCGGGCTGGCTGGACCAAGGGGTGGCCCTCCTGAGGAAGGAGGGCCGCCTCCTCCTGGTGGCCCCCCCGGGGGCGGGGAAGAGCACCCTCTTCCCCCTAAAGGTGCTCCAGGCCCTTCCCGGCCAGGTGTTCCTCTTTGCGCCAAGGCGGGTGGCGGCCCGGGCGGTGGCGGCCAGGCTGGCGGAGAACCTGGGGGAGCCCCTGGGGAAGACCGTGGGCTACCGGGTGCGCCTGGAGGGGAGGGAAAGCGGGGCCACCCGCCTCCTGGTGATGACCGAGGGCCTCCTCACCCGGCGCCTCCTGGAAGACCCCACCTTGGAAGGGGTTTCCGCGGTCCTCCTGGACGAGGCCCACGAGCGCCACCTGGAAACCGACCTGAGCCTGGCCCTCCTCCTCAGGGTGCAGGAAACCCTGCGGCATGACCTCAAAATCGCCCTCCTCACCGCCACCCCGGACGAGGACCTGAGGCGGGCCTTTTCCGGGGCGGTCCTGGAGGTGGCAGGGGAGGCGCACCCGGTGGCGGTCTTCCACCTGCCCAAGCCCCCCGAAGGACCCCTGGAGCCCCTGGCCGCCCGCTACGCCAAGAAGGCCTTTCTGGAGGGGGAAGGGGATGTTTTGGTCTTCCTCCCGGGCAAGGCGGAGATCGAAAGGACAAAAAGGCTCCTGGAAGACCTCCCCGCCTTTCCCCTCCACGGGGGGCTTCCCCTGGCCGAGCAGGCCGCCCTCCTCCGGCCGGGCCCCCGCAGGATCGTCCTGGCCACGGACGTGGCGGAGACGAGCCTTACCCTGCCGGGGGTGCGGGCCGTGGTGGACACCGGGCTCGCCAAGAAGCCCCGCTTCGACCCCAGAACCGGCCTCACCCGCCTGGCCCGGGTGCGCATCCCCGAGGCCTCCGCCCGGCAGCGGGCGGGCCGGGCCGGGCGCACGGGGCCTGGGCGGGTGTACCGCCTCTACCCCGAGGGCCCCTTTCCCCCCCAAAGGCCCGAGGTCCTGGAGGCGGACCTCTCCCGGGCCCTCCTCCTGGCCCTGGGCTTTGGGGAACGGCTGGAGGCCCTCCCCCTCCCCACCCCGCCCCCCCAAGGGGCCCTCGAGGCCGCCTGGGACCTCCTCGGGCTTTTGGGGGCGGTGGCGGGGGAGGGGCTCACCCCCTTGGGGCGGCGGATGCTCCTCCTCCCCACCCACCCCCGCCTGGCCCGCATGGTCCTGGAGGCGGAGGCCCTGGGCCTCCTCCCCCTGGCCGCGGACCTCCTGGCCCTTCTGGAGGAGCGGGACCCCCTGGAGGGGGAGCCCGACCTCCTGGAGAAGCTTTCCGGGCTCCTCGAGGCCCGCCGGGCAGGGCGGGGGGCCTTTTTGGGGGTGGAGCGGGTCGCTGCCCTTTGGCGGGGGAGGCTTGGGGTGAAGCCCCTAGAGCGCCTCCCCGCCCCGGAGGCGGTGGGACGCCTCCTCCTCGCCGCCTACCCCGACCGGGCGGCGGAGCGGGTGGCCCCGGGGCGCTACCGCCTGGCCACAGGGCCCCTCCTCCGCCTCCCCGGGGAAGGCCCGGCCTACCTGGTGGCGGTGGGGGCGGAGGCGGGCCCTAAGGAAGGGCGCCTCCTCCTCTTTGCCCCCCTGGCCCGGGAAGACCTCCTGAAGCGGGCGGAGGTGGCGGCCTGGACGGGGTGGGAGGAGGGAAGGCTAAGGGGCTACCTGGAGCGGCGCCACGGAAGCCTGGTGCTGGAGCGGGTGGCGGTGGACCCCGGCCCCCCCACGGAGGCCCACCTGCGGGAGGCCCTGAAGGAGGGGCTTCCCCTGCCCGAGGAGGCCCGGCAGGTCCTCCTGCGCCTCGCCTTCCTCAAGGCCCACGGGGTGGCGGTGCCGGAGCTTTCCGAGGAAGCCCTCCTGGAAGACCTCTCCTGGCTCCTCCCCTGGACGGAAGGGGTGCGGCAGAAGGAGGAGCTTCGGGGCTTACCCTGGAAGGAGATCCTCCTTGGCCTCCTGGGGGAAGCCCGGAAGACCCTGGAGGCGCTGGCCCCCGAGGCCCTGGCCCTGCCCTCGGGGAAGAGAAGGCGCCTGGAGTACCGCCCGGACGCCCCGCCCCTCCTCGCCCTGCGGGTCCAGGAGGCCTTTGGCCTCTGGGAGACCCCCAGGGTGCTGGGGGGGAAGGTGCCGGTGGCGGTGGCCCTCCTCTCCCCCGCGGGGCGGCCGGTGCAGGTGACCCAGGACCTCGAGGGCTTCTGGGAGCGGCACTACCCCAAGGTGCGCCAGGAGCTCATGCGCCGCTACCCCAAGCACCCTTGGCCGGAGCGCCCCTAG
- a CDS encoding DNA topoisomerase subunit B has protein sequence MSYDASAIKVLKGLEGVRHRPAMYVGGTGVEGYHHLFKEILDNAVDEALAGYATEIVTTLNEDGSLTVEDNGRGIPVDLMPEEGKPAVEVIYTTLHSGGKFESGAYKVSGGLHGVGASVVNALSEWTVVEVFREGKHHRIAFRRGEVTEPLQVVGPAPKGQRGTRVTFKPDPLIFGNLGFDPSKIRARLREVGYLVAGLRLVFRDRQHGREEVFWDKGGVASFAKALAEGEELLYERPFLLKGQEGEVEVEVGLIHTKGYTAEILTYANMIPTRDGGTHLTAFKSAYSRALNQYAKKAGLNKEKGPQPTGDDLLEGLYAVVSVKLPKPQFEGQTKGKLLNPEAGSAVAQVVYERLLEILEENPRTAKTLYEKALRAAQAREAARKARELVRRQNPLESDDLPGKLADCQTENPEEAELFIVEGDSAGGSAKQGRDRRFQAILPLRGKILNVEKASLAKALKNAEVRAMVAAIGVGLGGDGEAHFDLEGLRYGKIILMTDADVDGSHIRTLLLTFFYRYLRPLIERGHVYIAQPPLYRLQVGKRVEYLYSDEALAARLRELEGKGYEVQRFKGLGEMNPEQLWETTMNPEKRVLKQVELQDALEASELFEKLMGQDVAPRREFIEEHARYAELDV, from the coding sequence GTGAGCTACGACGCATCCGCCATCAAGGTGCTCAAGGGGCTGGAGGGGGTGCGCCACCGCCCGGCCATGTACGTCGGGGGCACGGGGGTGGAGGGCTACCACCACCTCTTCAAGGAGATCCTGGACAACGCCGTGGACGAGGCCCTGGCGGGCTACGCCACGGAGATCGTCACCACCCTGAACGAGGACGGGTCCCTCACCGTGGAGGACAACGGCCGGGGCATCCCCGTGGACCTCATGCCCGAGGAGGGGAAGCCCGCGGTGGAGGTGATCTACACCACCCTGCACTCGGGGGGCAAGTTTGAAAGCGGGGCCTACAAGGTTTCCGGGGGGCTTCACGGGGTGGGGGCCAGCGTGGTGAACGCCCTCTCCGAGTGGACGGTGGTGGAGGTGTTCCGGGAGGGGAAGCACCACCGGATCGCCTTTCGCCGGGGAGAGGTCACGGAGCCCCTCCAGGTGGTGGGCCCCGCCCCCAAGGGCCAAAGGGGCACCCGGGTCACCTTCAAGCCCGACCCCCTGATCTTCGGGAACCTGGGCTTCGACCCCAGCAAGATCAGGGCCCGCCTCCGGGAGGTGGGCTACCTGGTGGCGGGGCTTAGGCTGGTCTTCCGCGACCGCCAGCACGGGCGGGAGGAGGTCTTCTGGGACAAGGGGGGCGTGGCCTCCTTCGCCAAGGCCCTGGCGGAAGGGGAGGAGCTCCTCTACGAGCGGCCCTTCCTCCTCAAGGGGCAGGAGGGGGAGGTGGAGGTGGAGGTGGGCCTCATCCACACCAAGGGCTACACCGCGGAGATCCTCACCTACGCCAACATGATCCCCACCCGGGACGGGGGCACCCACCTCACCGCCTTCAAGAGCGCCTACAGCCGGGCCCTGAACCAGTACGCTAAGAAGGCGGGCCTCAACAAGGAGAAGGGCCCCCAGCCCACGGGGGACGACCTCCTGGAGGGGCTTTATGCGGTGGTGAGCGTGAAGCTCCCCAAGCCCCAGTTCGAGGGGCAGACCAAGGGGAAGCTCCTGAACCCCGAGGCGGGAAGCGCCGTGGCCCAGGTGGTCTACGAGCGGCTCCTGGAAATCCTGGAGGAAAACCCCCGGACCGCCAAGACCCTCTACGAGAAGGCCCTGCGGGCCGCCCAGGCCCGGGAGGCGGCCAGGAAGGCCCGGGAGCTGGTCCGGCGCCAGAACCCCCTGGAGTCCGACGACCTCCCCGGGAAACTGGCCGACTGCCAGACGGAAAACCCGGAGGAGGCGGAGCTTTTCATCGTGGAGGGGGACTCGGCCGGGGGAAGCGCCAAGCAGGGCCGGGACCGCCGCTTCCAAGCCATCCTCCCCCTGAGGGGCAAGATCCTGAACGTGGAGAAGGCCTCCCTGGCCAAGGCCCTGAAAAACGCCGAGGTGCGGGCCATGGTGGCGGCCATCGGGGTGGGCCTCGGGGGGGACGGGGAGGCCCACTTCGACCTGGAAGGCCTCCGCTACGGCAAGATCATCCTCATGACCGACGCCGACGTGGACGGGAGCCACATCCGCACCCTCCTCCTCACCTTCTTCTACCGCTACCTCCGTCCCCTCATCGAAAGGGGCCACGTCTACATCGCCCAGCCCCCCCTCTACCGCCTGCAGGTGGGGAAGCGGGTGGAGTACCTCTACTCCGACGAGGCGCTTGCCGCCCGCCTCCGGGAGCTTGAGGGCAAGGGCTACGAGGTGCAGCGCTTCAAGGGCCTGGGGGAGATGAACCCCGAGCAGCTTTGGGAGACCACCATGAACCCGGAAAAGCGGGTGCTGAAGCAGGTGGAGCTCCAGGACGCCCTCGAGGCCAGCGAACTCTTCGAGAAGCTCATGGGCCAGGACGTGGCCCCCAGGCGGGAGTTCATCGAGGAACACGCCCGCTACGCGGAGCTGGACGTTTAG
- a CDS encoding LptF/LptG family permease, producing MLGRYVLKEVLVPYLVGVLLFVALLTFDLLSSLSGVLLARGAGAEAVLGLVLLRLPWTLSLALPLGLVFAVLVGLARLIRGSELKAAYAAGVPPWALLRPLLLLALLVSLLNLLLLAEVRPRALEAYDARLTRLLYGEGVLSGALRNQLYAPPGLGVYYAEEVRPEAGQNRLQGVRVVDGEGRVYSGGEGVWDREGWHLRGYVLEGEVLKPFQGTLPFPVHFRPRESLGSRDPYDSTPLRELWQRSQVEPGARFALYRRLADALGGLFLGWVAAALGLSFRQAAWAFLALVLLIFGYYVLWTLSAQLARYDVNPLLAFLPNALYGLLALGLTWRMR from the coding sequence GTGCTGGGGCGCTACGTCCTCAAGGAGGTGCTGGTTCCCTACCTGGTGGGGGTCCTCCTCTTCGTCGCCCTTCTCACCTTTGACCTGCTCTCCAGCCTCTCCGGGGTGCTCCTCGCCCGGGGGGCCGGGGCCGAGGCCGTCTTGGGGCTCGTCCTGCTGCGCCTGCCCTGGACCCTGAGCCTGGCCCTGCCCCTGGGCCTGGTCTTCGCCGTCCTGGTGGGCCTCGCCCGCCTCATCCGGGGATCGGAGCTCAAGGCGGCCTACGCCGCCGGGGTGCCCCCCTGGGCCCTGCTCCGGCCCCTCCTCCTCCTCGCCCTCCTGGTGAGCCTCCTCAACCTCCTCCTCCTGGCCGAGGTACGCCCCCGGGCCCTGGAGGCCTACGACGCCCGCCTGACCCGCCTCCTCTACGGGGAAGGGGTCTTGAGCGGGGCCCTGCGGAACCAGCTCTACGCCCCCCCGGGCCTCGGGGTCTACTACGCGGAGGAGGTACGGCCCGAGGCGGGGCAGAACCGGCTGCAGGGGGTGCGGGTGGTGGACGGGGAGGGCCGGGTCTACAGCGGCGGGGAAGGGGTCTGGGACCGGGAGGGGTGGCACCTCCGGGGGTACGTGCTGGAGGGGGAGGTCCTCAAGCCCTTCCAGGGCACCCTTCCCTTCCCCGTCCACTTCCGCCCCCGGGAGAGCCTGGGCTCCCGCGACCCCTACGACTCCACGCCCTTGAGGGAGCTCTGGCAGCGCAGCCAGGTGGAGCCCGGGGCCCGCTTCGCCCTCTACCGCCGCCTGGCCGACGCCCTGGGCGGGCTCTTCCTGGGGTGGGTGGCCGCCGCCCTCGGGCTCTCCTTCCGCCAGGCCGCCTGGGCCTTCCTGGCCCTGGTCCTCCTCATCTTCGGCTACTACGTGCTCTGGACCCTAAGCGCCCAGCTGGCCCGCTACGACGTGAACCCCCTGCTGGCCTTCCTGCCCAACGCCCTTTACGGCCTCCTGGCCCTTGGGCTCACCTGGAGGATGCGGTGA
- a CDS encoding LptF/LptG family permease translates to MRTLDRYLLREALGHFALGLAVLLLLFWAGAVYEVLAPLVAKGGDPYTLLLYLLYRTPEAVVRGAPVAYLFALLLLLSRMAEDAELKALLALGVRRERVLLPLLALGGGIGLLAFALGEGLVPRSLAAGQDLLRRQVLERPRALLTPGTAFQDAKGRVVYVGEVEGERIGRLRVLSRQEVLVAEGGRFQGGVLRVEEGLRVTYQGDRPRTLTRFQGGEIVLKDLTFDPWQNPANRMTLAELRREVERLRALGLRAGLEATTYHRRFAEPLAAPVFALFAAGLAFYLLGGSRSLGLVGVAVLTFFYYAAWSVGRIMGEQNALDPLLAAWGPNLVYGALGLLLFLGGRR, encoded by the coding sequence GTGAGGACCCTGGACCGCTACCTGCTTAGGGAGGCCTTGGGCCACTTCGCCCTGGGGCTTGCCGTCCTCCTCCTCCTCTTCTGGGCGGGGGCGGTCTACGAGGTCCTGGCCCCCCTGGTGGCCAAGGGGGGCGACCCCTACACCCTCCTCCTCTACCTCCTCTACCGCACCCCCGAGGCGGTGGTGCGGGGGGCCCCCGTGGCCTACCTCTTCGCCCTCCTCCTCCTCCTCTCCCGCATGGCCGAGGACGCGGAGCTCAAGGCCCTCCTGGCCCTGGGGGTCCGGCGGGAGCGGGTGCTCCTGCCCCTCCTGGCCCTGGGGGGGGGGATCGGCCTCCTGGCCTTCGCCCTGGGGGAAGGGCTGGTACCGCGGAGCCTGGCGGCGGGGCAGGACCTCCTGAGACGGCAGGTCCTGGAGCGGCCCCGGGCCCTCCTCACCCCGGGAACCGCCTTCCAGGACGCCAAGGGAAGGGTGGTGTACGTGGGGGAGGTGGAAGGGGAGAGGATCGGCAGGCTACGGGTCCTCTCCCGGCAGGAGGTGCTCGTGGCCGAGGGAGGGAGGTTCCAGGGAGGGGTCCTGCGGGTGGAGGAGGGCCTGCGGGTCACCTACCAGGGGGACCGCCCCCGCACCCTCACCCGCTTCCAGGGGGGGGAGATCGTCCTCAAGGACCTGACCTTCGATCCCTGGCAGAACCCCGCCAACCGCATGACCCTGGCCGAGCTTAGGCGGGAGGTGGAAAGGCTCAGGGCCCTGGGGCTTAGGGCGGGCCTCGAGGCCACCACCTACCACCGCCGCTTCGCCGAGCCCCTGGCCGCCCCCGTCTTCGCCCTCTTCGCCGCGGGCCTGGCCTTCTACCTCCTCGGGGGTTCGCGGAGCCTGGGGCTCGTGGGGGTGGCGGTCCTCACCTTCTTCTACTACGCTGCGTGGAGCGTGGGGCGGATCATGGGGGAGCAGAACGCCCTAGACCCCCTCCTCGCCGCCTGGGGGCCCAACCTGGTCTACGGGGCCCTGGGCCTCCTCCTGTTCCTGGGAGGGCGGCGGTGA
- a CDS encoding SCP2 sterol-binding domain-containing protein — protein MQPFSENWAQAYCQKLSQSEAYRKAAATWEGSLALRVRPDPSQGLPQGVAVVLDLWHGACRGARVVEGEAEADFVIEADLATWQEVLEGRLEPLSALLRGLLELKKGSLAALAPYAQAAQELVKVAREVP, from the coding sequence ATGCAGCCCTTCAGCGAAAACTGGGCCCAGGCCTACTGCCAGAAGCTTTCCCAAAGCGAGGCCTACCGGAAGGCGGCCGCCACCTGGGAGGGAAGCCTGGCCCTGAGGGTGCGCCCTGACCCCTCCCAGGGCCTCCCCCAGGGGGTGGCGGTGGTCCTGGACCTCTGGCACGGGGCGTGCCGGGGGGCGAGGGTGGTGGAGGGGGAGGCCGAGGCCGACTTCGTCATCGAGGCCGACCTGGCCACCTGGCAGGAGGTCCTGGAGGGGCGCCTCGAGCCCCTCAGCGCCCTCCTGCGAGGGCTTTTGGAACTGAAGAAGGGCTCCCTCGCCGCCCTGGCCCCCTACGCCCAGGCGGCCCAGGAGCTCGTCAAGGTGGCCCGGGAGGTCCCATGA